A genome region from Eremothecium gossypii ATCC 10895 chromosome VII, complete sequence includes the following:
- the SUP35 gene encoding translation termination factor GTPase eRF3 (Syntenic homolog of Saccharomyces cerevisiae YDR172W (SUP35)) translates to MSEEDQIQSQGNDQGQSQAKDQGQNQGQGQQNFGQYYNPSNFQNYQGYVPQGGYQAYGQQAGGYQGYAQYNQQAGGYQGYQGYQQYNPAQAGYQGYQQYNAQGGYQSYKQYNSQPQGNRKGNQSYGYGQGQSATAPVTLNNFEKGTVPNATAPKPKKTLKLASSSGIKLVGAKKPVAKKEEAKAEEPTKEEPKSSAEGAPKSEDATASSEDKAVPSIEKLSISEADTAKKDTADAAGATSSDALIKEQEDEVDEEVVKDMFGGKDHVSIIFMGHVDAGKSTMGGNLLYLTGSVDKRTVEKYEKEAKEAGRQGWYLSWIMDTNKEERNDGKTIEVGRSYFETEKRRYTILDAPGHKMYVSEMIGGASQADVGILVISARKGEYETGFERGGQTREHALLAKTQGVNKMVVVVNKMDDPTVNWDKARYDQCIKNVSNFLQAIGYNVKEDVMYMPVSGFTGAGLKDRVDKKDCPWYDGPSLLEYLDNMQHVDRFINAPFMLPIASKMKDMGTVVEGKIESGHIKKGNQTLLMPNKIPVEILAIQNETEQEVDMAVCGEQVRLRLKGVEEEDISAGFVLTSPKNPVKNVTKFVAQIAIVELKSIMSAGFSCVMHVHTAIEEVSITRLLHKLEKGTNRKSKKPPAFAKKGMKIIAVLETEEPVCVETYQDYPHLGRFTLRDQGITIAIGKIVKILE, encoded by the coding sequence ATGTCGGAGGAAGATCAAATTCAATCGCAAGGCAACGACCAAGGCCAGTCGCAAGCCAAGGATCAAGGTCAAAATCAAGGTCAGGGGCAGCAAAATTTCGGCCAATACTACAACCCAAGTAACTTCCAGAATTACCAGGGGTATGTGCCTCAGGGAGGTTACCAGGCGTATGGCCAACAGGCAGGTGGGTACCAAGGCTATGCGCAATACAACCAGCAAGCCGGCGGGTACCAGGGTTATCAGGGATACCAGCAGTACAACCCAGCACAAGCTGGCTACCAAGGTTACCAGCAATACAATGCGCAAGGTGGGTATCAGAGCTACAAGCAGTACAACTCACAGCCACAGGGGAACCGTAAGGGGAACCAGAGCTATGGTTACGGACAGGGCCAGTCAGCCACCGCTCCGGTGACGCTGAACAACTTTGAGAAGGGAACTGTGCCGAATGCGACTGCTCCAAAACCAAAGAAGACCCTCAAGTTGGCTTCCAGCTCCGGTATCAAGCTAGTTGGTGCTAAGAAACCTGTCGCGAAGAAAGAAGAGGCTAAGGCGGAGGAGCCAACAAAGGAGGAGCCTAAGAGCAGCGCAGAGGGCGCTCCTAAGAGTGAGGATGCTACCGCTTCCTCTGAAGATAAGGCAGTCCCAAGTATTGAGAAGCTAAGTATTTCGGAAGCCGATACCGCGAAGAAAGACACAGCGGACGCGGCCGGTGCCACCTCATCGGATGCTCTGATCAAGGAACAGGAAGACGAAGTTGATGAAGAAGTTGTGAAGGACATGTTTGGTGGAAAGGACCATGTTTCTATCATCTTTATGGGTCACGTCGATGCGGGGAAATCCACCATGGGCGGAAACTTGTTGTATCTAACCGGCTCGGTAGACAAAAGAACAGTTGAGAAGTATGAGAAGGAGGCGAAGGAAGCAGGGAGACAGGGTTGGTACTTGTCTTGGATTATGGATACAAATAAGGAGGAGAGAAACGATGGTAAGACCATTGAAGTGGGTAGATCCTACTTTGAAACTGAAAAGAGACGGTATACCATTTTGGATGCACCAGGCCACAAAATGTACGTCTCTGAAATGATTGGTGGTGCGTCTCAAGCCGATGTTGGTATATTGGTCATCTCAGCCAGAAAGGGTGAGTACGAGACTGGTTTTGAGAGAGGTGGACAAACGCGTGAGCATGCGCTATTAGCGAAGACCCAGGGTGTCAATAAAATGGTGGTCGTCGTGAACAAAATGGATGACCCCACGGTAAACTGGGACAAGGCACGTTATGACCAGTGTATTAAGAACGTCTCCAATTTCTTGCAAGCTATTGGCTACAACGTTAAGGAGGATGTTATGTATATGCCTGTTTCTGGGTTTACTGGTGCTGGTCTGAAGGACCGCGTTGACAAGAAGGACTGTCCTTGGTACGATGGTCCTTCCCTTTTGGAATACCTAGACAACATGCAGCATGTTGACCGCTTCATCAACGCGCCTTTCATGCTTCCAATTGCAAGCAAGATGAAGGATATGGGTACAGTGGTCGAAGGTAAAATCGAATCTGGTCATATTAAGAAGGGTAATCAAACACTACTGATGCCAAACAAAATTCCAGTGGAGATTCTAGCCATCCAAAATGAGACCGAACAGGAAGTTGATATGGCTGTGTGTGGTGAGCAGGTCAGATTGAGACTGAAGGGAGTTGAGGAGGAAGACATTTCTGCAGGTTTTGTTTTGACTTCGCCAAAGAACCCTGTCAAGAACGTCACGAAGTTTGTTGCCCAGATTGCCATTGTGGAATTGAAGTCCATTATGTCAGCAGGTTTCTCCTGTGTGATGCACGTGCATACCGCTATTGAGGAAGTCTCTATCACTAGACTACTTCATAAGCTGGAGAAGGGCACCAACAGAAAGTCCAAGAAGCCACCTGCCTTTGCTAAGAAGGGCATGAAGATAATAGCGGTCCTTGAGACAGAGGAGCCAGTATGTGTGGAAACCTACCAGGATTACCCACACTTGGGTAGATTCACATTGAGAGACCAGGGTATTACAATCGCCATCGGTAAGATTGTGAAGATCTTGGAATGA
- the ARG82 gene encoding inositol polyphosphate multikinase (Syntenic homolog of Saccharomyces cerevisiae YDR173C (ARG82)) yields the protein MGHKKLRHQAAGHDGTLTDIDERLIFKPAVDQELEFYTGIISRKDREGVDFPLECWMCVFVGTLSEGILNVENNDSIMRLKGEDVVKPTTDYLQHLNLSNDHTQKYLVLENLTYGYRRPNILDIKLGKVLYDDKATEEKKARLTTISASTTSGSLGFRVCGMKIERNSLIGQLDKSHYEEDDDDYVLLNKLYGRSRTVDNVSDAFRLFFNAPNLPKHRHAELINRFAVRLRMFYNTLLDEEVRMISSSLLFVYEGDPERWDMENAVDGVLNEPCFLDGDSDCSSEEWDKSRNIPLSSMTLIDFAHSKFTPGEGYDENVIVGVENLMEVFDKVSGEYGEQ from the coding sequence AAAGACTAATCTTTAAACCGGCGGTCGATCAGGAGTTGGAGTTTTATACGGGCATAATATCTAGGAAAGATAGGGAGGGTGTTGACTTTCCCTTGGAGTGTTGGATGTGTGTGTTCGTTGGGACTTTGAGCGAAGGCATACTTAATGTGGAGAACAATGACAGCATAATGAGGTTGAAGGGGGAAGATGTGGTGAAACCTACGACAGACTACTTGCAGCACTTGAATCTGTCCAATGACCACACACAGAAGTACCTGGTCTTGGAGAACCTTACATATGGTTATAGGCGTCCCAACATACTCGATATTAAACTTGGCAAGGTTCTATACGATGATAAAGCTACTGAGGAAAAAAAAGCCAGGCTAACAACCATCAGTGCCTCGACAACTTCGGGCTCATTGGGTTTTAGGGTATGCGGGATGAAAATAGAGAGAAACAGTCTCATCGGCCAGCTGGACAAGTCTCATTATGAGGAGGACGACGATGATTATGTGCTTCTTAATAAACTGTACGGCCGTTCTCGGACGGTTGATAATGTTTCAGATGCGTTTCGACTATTCTTCAATGCCCCTAATCTTCCGAAGCATAGACATGCAGAGCTAATTAATAGGTTTGCAGTTCGACTGCGAATGTTTTATAATACACTTCTAGATGAGGAAGTACGGATGATCTCGAGTAGTTTACTATTTGTTTATGAAGGTGATCCAGAACGCTGGGATATGGAGAATGCGGTTGACGGCGTGCTAAATGAGCCATGCTTTCTCGACGGTGATAGTGATTGCAGTTCTGAAGAATGGGATAAATCACGTAACATTCCCCTAAGTTCTATGACGTTGATAGACTTCGCTCATTCGAAGTTTACACCGGGAGAAGGCTACGACGAAAATGTCATTGTAGGAGTGGAGAACCTCATGGAAGTGTTTGACAAGGTATCCGGCGAATATGGTGAGCAATGA